The genome window ATGGACCGGCAATCGGCAGGGTTGTGACAGATGTGAGGTCTGTGCCCATCTATAAAGCACCGATCAACTTTCAGGATGTTGTCCGTAAAGTTACAGGAAAAGATTTGAAGGTTAAAGAAGATAATCGGGAGTTAGAACAAGTTGCCCGCCAATTCTGCCTGGAAAGGATCAAGGCGAGAAACCTTCCCATGAAACTGATAGATGTGACGTATTTCTTTGATAGAAGCAAGGTGATGTTCTACTTTACTGCGGAAAACCGTGTTGATTTCAGGGAACTCGTCAGGGATCTGGTGCAAAAGTTCAAGACCAGAATTGAGTTAAGGCAGATTGGCGCCAGACATGAGGCCTGTATTATCAAAGGGATAGGAGTCTGCGGCAGAGAGGTCTGCTGCGCCGGTTCACACTATAATCCTGATCGGGTTTCAGTCAAGATGGCAAAAGAACAGGGTGTGTCTCTGAATATAGAGAAGATTTCGGGGCTTTGCGGGAGACTCATGTGCTGTATGTCCTTTGAGTACGATGTCTATCAGGATATGAAAAAGAATATGCCGAAATGTGGAAAAATGCTCCAGACTAGCGGGGGACGTGGCAAGGTCGTCAGGCAAAACGTCCTCCGGGATGAGATTATTGTAGAGCTGGAAAATGGTAAAGAGATTGCCGTCAATGTGAAAGATCTGTAACTACTCAGGTAGGCACAAAGGTTTGAGAGCACCAAAGGCACAAAGTCAAGAGATCTGAAGAGAATGAGTTGATTAAGTTCCTATAAGATGTTTACAAGGCGGTATTTGGACAGGTTGTATCATGCGTTCCGATCGTATTCCTTTGAACTTTGTGCCTATGTGCCTTTGCCCCTTTGTGCCTGAATAGTTACAAAGATCTTTAGCCCTTACAAAAGAGTTTTTATGGAGAAAGTATTTTTTATCACCACGCCGATATACTATGTCAATGCCTCTCCTCATATTGGTCATGCCTACACCACCATTGCCGCCGATGTCCTGACAAGGTATTACCGCCTTTCCGGTTACAGAACGTTTTTTCTGACCGGCACAGACGAGCACGGTGACAAAGTCGCCCAGGCTGCCCGAAAAGCGAATGAAACCCCAAAGACATTTGCAGACCGCATTAGCAATCAGTTCAGAAATCTCTGGTCGGAACTTGGCATCAG of Syntrophales bacterium contains these proteins:
- the ricT gene encoding regulatory iron-sulfur-containing complex subunit RicT is translated as MRNIVGVKFDKGGKVRFFNASGLLLKKKDEVIVNTDNGPAIGRVVTDVRSVPIYKAPINFQDVVRKVTGKDLKVKEDNRELEQVARQFCLERIKARNLPMKLIDVTYFFDRSKVMFYFTAENRVDFRELVRDLVQKFKTRIELRQIGARHEACIIKGIGVCGREVCCAGSHYNPDRVSVKMAKEQGVSLNIEKISGLCGRLMCCMSFEYDVYQDMKKNMPKCGKMLQTSGGRGKVVRQNVLRDEIIVELENGKEIAVNVKDL